In Bacillus thuringiensis, the DNA window TGTAGAAGAAATGATGAAGCGCATCTTCAGAAAAAATGAAGAGAAGTATATGTGGGTTCATAAAATATTCGAGAAAGTAATAGTAGCTTTCCTATTGTTTTATAGTATGAAAACAATCATTTACTTTATAGCTTTGAAACATCATTAATTCTAAATTTGAAAGGGATGTATAAAATTATATGAATGAAACAATATCATCAAATAAGTTTTTTTATTTGATTTTGCTTAGTATTGTGCTGATAACGACAGTCAATGTTATTCTTCGCTGGGAGGAAGCTTATTTCTTCATGTATTTAGCACTTCATTTGCTAGGAATATTATGTATAAGCGGCGGAGTAGTTGCTGAAAAAAAGAGTGAAGAAAGCGTTAATTATATGTGTGTGACCGGTCTTATTTTACTTTTAGCTGTACAAGGTATTATGAAATATAGTTCTTTTTCTTTACAAGATTTTAGTTTATTAATGGATGTACTTCCTTAAGGGGACCCGTTATGTTATCTAAGAAGCAAATAGGATACGTACTAGTTTTAATTGGATTTTTTACGCTTATTGTAACGACTTTATTTTTTCAAGACTATGAATATATACGCTATATAAAAGGCGCTGGTTTAATATGTTGGGTTATAAGTACGTTTCTTATCCCAGAGTATGAACCGAAGAAAGTGTCTAAAGGTAGGTAAAACTCTTCTTTATGTAGAAGAGTTTTTTTTATATAACTAGAAGGATCTCGAGCAATTCGCTTAATAAGCTTGTTCTAATTTAGCATGTACGAACTTACAATAATAATAGACAGGCAGCATAGAGGAGGGAATAGCGTGAGGAAGGTTATTGGGTGGTCGCTTTTTTTGTACGTTGGGTTTGCGTTGCTTATATATTGGTATTTATTTGGATGGAATCATGAACTGATTCCGGACATGTATAAAGGAACGAGTGCAGATCCAGAAACGTTTATGAATGCAAGAGAGCTTACGCTAAGCCAAGAGTATTCGCGCGTGAAAAATTTGCTATACTTTTTAGCGACGCCTCTTGAATGGATTATTTTATTATTTGTACTTGTGCTCGGTGTTTCAAGAAAGTTTGAGAAATGGTCGAAGGAAACGACGAAAATAAGCGTCCTGCAAGTTGCGATTTATTTCTTTTATTTATCGCTACTCACAACAGTTCTTGCCCTGCCGATGCAATGGATTAGCCGAAAAGTGTCCGTTGATTACGGCATTTCAACGCAAAGTACACAAAGCTGGATAAAAGATCACGTTATTGGTTTTTGGGAGAGTTATGCGACTATGCTAATCGTAGTTACCGTTCTGTTATGGCTTATCCGTAAATTCCCGAAGAGATGGTGGCTAGCAGGGTGGGCACTCTCTGTTCCCTTTACAATCTTTTTAACATTCATACAGCCTGTAGTTATTGATCCACTGTATAACGACTTCTCGACGCTGAAAAATAAAGAATTAGAAACGAAAATTTTAGCGATAGCAGACAAAGCCGAAATTCCAGCTAAACATGTATATGAAGTAAATATGTCGGAAAAAACGAATGCGTTAAATGCTTACGTAACAGGAATTGGCCCTAACGCCCGTATTGTAATGTGGGATACAACGCTTAAGCAATTAAAAGATAAAGAGATTTTATTTATAATGGCCCATGAAATGGGGCATTACGTTATGAAACATATATATTGGGGCGTTGCGAGTTATGTACTGCTATCGTTTATAGGGATGTATCTCATTAGTCGTATTATCAATATGTGTATTCGAAAATGGGGAGATACGCTGCAAATTTCAAAAGCAGCATGTTTCTCAATTTTACCTTTATTTTTCTTAATTTCTTCTCTACTCTCTTTTGCATCACAGCCAGCAACAAACTATGTTTCTCGTATAGAAGAACGAGCGGCAGATCAATATGCTTTAGATATGACGAAAGACGGGAAATCTGGTGTAAAAACGTTTCAATATTTATCAAAAACGAGTTTAAGTCAAGTAAATCCGCCTGCGTTAGTGAAGTTTTTCTTATACACACATCCACCAATTTTCGAAAGAATTCATACGTTTGAACAATATGAGAAACAAAGCAAAAAGAAGTAGCGATTATGCTACTTCTTTTTTTATAGAGATATAAGTTCGATATTGGGAATATTTATCATTGCTTTTTATTGTGATTTTGTAAATAATAAGCTATAAAATTCTAAAAATCTATATATAAAGGAATAAAGGTGGAAATATGTATTTTTTACAAAATTTAAAAGTGAAACATAAATTATTCTTACTTATCTCATTAGCAGTTTTGGGCATGACAATTATGAGCTGTGTAGCAATTAATTCTATTAATAAAATTAAGCACGATACAGAGATTGTAGTAGATGATTATCAAAATTCTGCAGTTATATTAGAAGGAATGCTTCGTACACAAAATTCACTAGAATATAACTTACTAGAATTAATTACAACGTCACAAAATGAGGGGACAAATAAAGAGGGGATTATTAGTAATGTTGAAAAGGATCTTAAAAAATATGATTCTTTATTAAAAGAATATGATGATGGCGTTAATTTAAGTAAGCAAGAGGATGAGCTGTTTCAGAAGATGAAGAAATCTTTGCCAAGTTATATGGAGACATATAAGAAGTTGTTTGAAAAGGCGAAGGTAACAAATGAATCTCAAATGGTAAACGAATTTCAAAAGGACTTAAAACCGAAGGGAGTAGAGTTAGCTGGCTATGCGGTGGATCTAGAATCGTATGTTTCAAACTTAGCTGATCAAGTATTTAAGGATTCTCAAAAAATGATAGATAGGTCCGTTATTACTTTTATCATTCTTGTAGTAGTTACTACAATTGTTATATGTATAGTAAGTTATATTATTAGCAGGCTTATAGTTGCTCCTTTACAAACGGTTAGTCGTATGATGGAAAGAGCAAAAGAAGGAGATTTAACTGTACATGGTGAGTATAATGCTAAGGATGAATTAGGTGTATTAGTAAGTGATTTTAACGAAATGATTACAGGGCTAAGAACAAATATGCAAGAAGTAGAGAATAATATTCAGCTTTTATTCCAACATGCAGACGGAGTAGTATCTGCATCGGAAGTATCTAGTGGTGCAGCGAAGAAAATCACTATAGATATTGCAGAAGTTGCAAATGGCGCAGAGAGTCAAATGCAAGCAATGGAGCAAACTGCGGGTGCGATGGAAGAGTTGACACAAGGAATGCAGAGTATAGTGAATACATCATCCTCTGTAAATGAATTGTCTGCTCAATCAGCATTAGATGCAGAGAGTGGTAACAAATTAATGAAACAAATGATTCAACAGATGGATACAATCCAAAACTCAGTACATAACGGTGTGAAACAAGTAGAGACTATGAAAGAACAATCAGAAGAAATTGTTAAAATCATTGATGTTATGCAAGGTATTACCTCTCAAATTAACTTATTAGCATTAAACGCCGCAATTGAGGCTGCACGTGCTGGGGAAAGTGGCAGAGGATTTGCAATTGTGGCAGATGAAGTAAGAAAATTAGCAGAACAATCTAGTGATTCTGCAAAACAAATTGAGAAGCTTATTACTCAAGTTATGGGAACAACGAACCATACGGTACATATGATGGGGAAAGTAGATAATGAGGTACAGGCAGGTACACAAGTAGTAATGCATACAGAAAAAGTATTTGGAAAAATTACAGAAAAAGTACAGCAAGTATCTGAGCAAATTCAAACGGTATCTATGTCTACAGATGAAATTGCAGCGAGTAGTGAAGAGATTTCGGCTTCTACAGAAGACATGGCTCAAATTTCCCAAAGATCATCTGATCGAACTGATAGGGTAAAAGAGTCTATTCAACAGCAAGAAAAATCTGTTCAAGAGATCTCGGTTTCAATTGAACATATGCATAACGCAGCAGGAGAATTAAAACAAATAGTTGCTCAATTTACTCTTCAAAAGTAGTAGTATATTTCAGTTTTAATATAGAGAAATTCCTCTTAATAGATAAAAAAATCATCCTATGTAAAAAAGGATGATTTTTTTATGGGAATTTTGTGCGGCTATCACTTATTATATTCTAATTTTTTACAATTTTCCGATTGTAATATATAATAATACGTAATGTTTTGGAGATGTTTCGTTTGTAAAAAATAGATTATAGGAGGAGAGAAAGGGTGTTCAATAAAAAATCAATGCCAGCTATAAAAATGATCCTTTCGATGTCTATTTTCGGATCAATTGGATTTTTTTCTGTTCAAACAGGTTTACCGTCTTTTGAATTAGTATTCGTTCGTTGCATTTGTGCGACTATATTTTTAGCATTATGTTGGCTCGTAACAGGACAGTATAAAAGTGAGAAATGGAATAAAAAAGAAGTAATGCAAATATTAGCATGCGGTGTATTTCTCGTTTTTAACTGGGTATTTCTATTTAAAGCGTTTGAAGTTATGTCGATTACAATTGCGATTTCAGTTTACCATCTTGCCCCCATTATCGTATTAATGATTGGTAGTATTGTATTTAAAGAGAGACTTACAGTATTTGCGGTTATGTCCATTGTCATTTGTTTTATCGGTACAGTTTTAGTCGCTGGAGTAGATGGAAGTTTATCGCTTGAAAAACTAATGTCATCTGGAATGGTATGGGCACTTCTTGCAGCTGTATTTTATGCTTTTACCACTTTATTGGGAAAAGGAATTCAGCATACGAGCGCATATGCAATGACATTTTTACAAACGTTTTTAGGTATATTTTTATTGCTACCATTCATAGATTTTGGCAAGTTCCAAGGATTAACAGAGATGAACTGGATGATGATCACAGCGACGGGACTTATACATACGGGATTTGTATATTACTTATTTTTTGACAGTTTAAGAGGTTTATCGACGAGATTAATTTCTGTATTAGTGTTTTTAGATCCTGCTGTTGCGATCCTATTAGATACAGTCTTTACCGGATTTAGACCGACTAGTATGCAAGTAGTAGGAATTGTTCTTATATTTGTAGGGATGGCATTTACTTTTCGAAAAACGAAGGATGAAGAAATAGCAGTAAAAGAAAAATTGTATTCATAATTGTAAAAAAAATAATTATATTCTATTGATAATTTTCTTATTTTTTGTACAATATAATTTGTAGGAAAATAAAGGAAAAAGGTAGATGAGAGAGATGAAAAAGCTAGTAAAGATCGCGACAACCTTAACTTTAATGGGGGGAATATTTGTAAATGCAAATGGTGTGTCTGCAAATACAGCTGTTATCCAAAAATCTGGTCCGATGATAGAGTTTGACGATGTAACAACAGATCATTGGGCGTGTGATGATATTAAATATGTAGTATATCATCGAATTATGTTTGGATATGGAAATGGTAAGTTTGGTGTAGAAGATCATATAACACGTGAACAAGCGGCGGCAGTATTATATCGTGCACTTCATGTAAAAGGAACTGTAATTAATGAGAATCCATATAGAGATATAAGTGTGAAATCAACCATGTTCCCTTACGAAATTTTACGCTTAACACAGCTTGGTATTTTTAAAGGAGACGAAAATGGAAATTTCCGTCCGAAAGCAACACTGACTCGTGCAGAGTTATCACAAATTTTAACGAAAGCATATGAGTTGAAAACAAAGCGCTCGCATACATTTACAGATATACCAGAAAACTATTGGGCAAGAGATGCAATTAGCGCATTACAGTCTAATAATGTAGTGGTAGGAACCGGGGATGGTAAGTTTGAGCCTGAAATGCTCGTAACACGCGGACAATTCGCGAAATTTTTAAAACGATCTATTGATAATTCTCCAGGGAAAATGGAATAGAGAAAGAGAAAGCTCATAATTTGTAGAGGAGATATCTCCCGCTTATTATGAGCTTTCATTAATAGATAGGTTATTATTTTCGTATGTTGTAGTTCAGTTGATATCCTTTGTCGAAACGTCGATATATACGGAGTAACAACATATATTTGCGGTTTTTGTCTAGAAAATGAACTTTTAAAATGTGAAGGATTTCTTTTTAAGAAAGTAGAATATTTAATGTATAGAAACACCTTTAAATGACCATAGGAAAGGGAAATGATTTGCGTACAATTCGGTATAAAAATTGAAATTGAGAGCGAATTGGCTCTCCTTTAGTAGTGATTTTCACAATAATAGATTTTTTAAATGTAATATATTGCATAATGGGTGCGAAGGCAACATATGTAATATTGGAAAGGATTTCAGTCTATTATTTTCCGTTTTTTCAAATGGAGATAAAGGGGAGAGGGCAATGAAGAAGAACATGTTACGTATAATGGCAACGGTAACTATTATGGGCGGCTTGTTTGTAAGTACCAATGTTCCAAACATAAAAGCAGAAGAATATCCAGAAATGATTGTGTTTGATGATGTTCCAGTAAATTACTGGGCATATGACGATATAATGGACGTAGTATACAATAAAGTAATGCTAGGTTATGGAAATGGTAAGTTTGGTGTAGGAGATAATGTAACACGAGAACAAGTAGCAGCAGTACTTTATCGTACATTGAATTTGAAAAAAGAAGGACCCTTAAAAAATCCATACAAAGATATTTCTGAGAGAGCAACAATGTTTTTAGATGAAATTTTAGTATTAACAGAGCATGGTATTTTTAAAGGCGATGAAAAAGGAAACTTTAGACCAGCTGCACCAGTAACACGTGCAGAAATGGCGCAAATTCTTACGAAGGCATTTACATTTGAGGTGAAGAAAAACCATACATTTAAAGATGTACCAAATAATCATTGGGCAAAAAATGCGATTAGTGCACTGCAGTCTAATAAGGTCATAGTAGGAACAGGAAATGGGAAATTTGAACCGAATAAAGTTGTAACACGTGAGCAATATGCAACGTTTTTAAATAAAGCTGTTATTAATTTTAATTTGAAAGATGAAGATTATTAAAATGTAAAAATTGTTTAATTTAATAATAGGTTATAAATAATATTTTAATATAAGGAATAAAGAGGGGGAATGTGATCTTTCACATTCCTCTTAGTTATTTTTAATCTATATTATGTGTTTTTATACGTATATGTAGTAGATTAATTATTTGAAATACTGGATTTTTACGGGTGATAGATTTTCAAACTATCTGCGTATTCTCCGGATTTTTTATTGAGGATTTTATTGCCATCAAGTAGCAGGAGAAAGAAAAATAAGCATGAACAGTGATTGGTTATATACCTGTTTTATACGAAAAAAAACATATTGTATCACCTTGATTATCAACGAAGTGTAAAGGGAAGTAAGTGAATTATGATTCACAATTTGGACAAGAATTATATGAATAAACGTATTGTTACTCTTTCGTTAATTCTTTATATTAGAAAAAAATAAGCTTTGATTAGGGAGAGAGTACTTTGAAGAAAAAATTTTTAAAAGTAGCAACAGCTTTAACAATTATGGGTGGAGTAGCATTTAGTGCTGAGGGGACTACAGCAAAAGCTGAATTAGCTGCGAAATCGCAACAAGCAAGTCCAGCTATCTTTAAAGATGTACCAGCAGGACATTGGTCTTATGAAGCAATTCAAACTTTAGCAGAACACGAAATTATGCTTGGTTACGGAAATGGTGTGTTCGGTTTTGGGCATAACGTAACTCGTGAACAAGTAGCAGCTTTAATTTATCGTACTATCGATTTCAGTGAAGTATTCGAGGAAGGCGATATCCTTGAGAATCCGTACAAAGATATTAATGAAAAATCAACAATGTTCTTAGAAGAAATTTTAGTATTAACAGAGGTAGGCATCTTTAATGGTGATGGAACTGGAAACTTTAGACCGAAAGATACACTAACACGTGCAGAAATGGCGCAAGTACTTACTGAAGCATATGAGTTAGAAGTAAAAGGAACACAAGGATTTAAAGATGTACCAAAAGGGCATTGGGCATACAATGCGGTTAATGCAGTAGCTTCAAATGGTATTTCAGTAGGGGATGGGAAGGGTAACTTCGCTCCAAACATGAAAGTAACACGTGAACAATATGCGCAGTTCTTATTTAAATCAATTTTTGAATAAACAATAAAAAAGAAGCCGGTGTTGTATAACACCGGCTTCTTTTTTATGTGTAATGACTGTGGAAGAATACAGTTTTATAAAAAAATCAGTTAAATTTCCGAAAAAAACTTCCTTTTCTGAAAATTTGTTATATAATATAAAACATAAAATCAAATCTGTTATAAAACAGTTTAAGAAGGGGATGCTAATATGTCGACGCAAACTTCACGGGTTACACTCGTGGGAGAAATGTTACCAGCGTACAACGAAATATTGACACCTGAGGCGCTTAGTTTTTTAAAGGAACTACATGAAAATTTTAATGAGCGCCGCATAGAACTTTTACAAAAGCGTGCGGAGAAACAAAAGCGAATTGATGCAGGAGAGTTTCCGAAGTTTTTAGAAGAAACAAAACGCATACGTGAGGCAGATTGGACAATTGCTAAATTGCCAAAAGATTTAGAGGATCGCCGCGTAGAGATTACTGGACCAGTAGATAGAAAGATGGTTATTAATGCTTTAAATTCAGGAGCACATCTTTTTATGGCAGATTTTGAAGATTCGAATTCACCAACTTGGGAAAATGCGATTGAAGGTCAAATAAACTTACGAGATGCAGTACAGGGAACGATTTCACATAAGAATGAAAACGGAAAAGAATATCATTTAAATAGTAAAACAGCTGTATTAATTGTGCGTCCAAGAGGATGGCATTTAGAAGAAAAACATATGCAAGTTGAAGGGAAGAATATGTCTGGTAGCTTAGTAGATTTCGGACTTTATTTTTTCCATAATGCGAAAGCTCTTCTAGCGAAAGGAAGCGGTCCATACTTTTACTTACCGAAAATGGAAAGCCATTTAGAAGCAAGGTTATGGAATGATATTTTCGAATTTGCTCAAAAATATATCGGTATTCCAAACGGAACGATCAAAGCAACGGTGTTACTGGAAACGATTCACGCTTCGTTTGAAATGGATGAAATTTTGTATGAGCTTAAAGATCATTCTGCTGGGTTAAATTGCGGAAGGTGGGACTATATTTTCAGCTTTCTAAAGAGTTTCCGTAATCATAATAAATTTTTACTTCCAGATAGAGCGCAAGTCACGATGACGGCGCCGTTTATGCGCGCGTATTCTTTGAAAGTCATTCAAACATGTCATCGCCGTAATGCACCGGCGATTGGAGGAATGGCAGCACAAATTCCGATTAAAAACAATCCAGAAGCGAATGAAGCAGCTTTTGAAAAAGTGCGTGCAGATAAGGAGCGCGAAGCTTTAGACGGTCATGACGGGACTTGGGTTGCCCACCCGGGACTTGTACCAGTCGCGATGGAAGTATTTAATCACATTATGAAAACACCAAATCAAATTTTTAGAAAACGTGAAGAGATACATGTTACAGAAAAGGATTTATTAGAAGTACCAGTGGGAACGATTACAGAAGAAGGGCTTCGCCTGAATATTAGTGTAGGTATTCAATATATCGCATCTTGGTTAAGCGGACGGGGAGCAGCACCAATTTATAACTTAATGGAAGATGCGGCAACAGCAGAAATTTCTAGAGCACAAGTATGGCAATGGATTCGTCATGAAGGTGGAAAGCTAAATGATGGCCGTAATATTACGCTTGAACTGATGGAAGAGCTAAAAGAAGAAGAGCTAGCAAAAATAGAAAGAGAGATTGGTAAAGAAGCCTTTAAGAAAGGGAGATTCCAAGAGGCGACAACGTTGTTTACAAATCTCGTTCGGAATGATGAATTCGTACCATTTTTAACATTACCGGGTTATGAAATTTTATAAAAAATGAAAAGGGGATGGAACAAATGCAAAACGAAAGAATCGAGAAATTACAAGAGAGCTGGGAACTAGATACGCGCTGGAAAGGGATCACACGTCCATATTCGGCAGAAGATGTAATTCGCTTGCGCGGATCAATTGATATTGAACATACGTTAGCGCGCCGCGGTGCAGAAAAGCTTTGGTCATCGCTTCATACAGAAGATTACATTAACGCACTTGGCGCATTAACAGGGAACCAAGCGATGCAGCAAGTGAAAGCTGGGCTAAAAGCAATTTACTTAAGTGGATGGCAAGTAGCTGCGGACGCGAACCTTTCTGGACATATGTATCCAGACCAAAGTTTATATCCAGCGAACAGCGTACCTGCTGTCGTAAAACGAATTAATCAAACGCTGCAACGTGCGGATCAAATTCAGCATATGGAAGGAAGCGATGATACAGATTATTTCGTGCCGATTGTAGCAGATGCAGAAGCCGGATTTGGCGGACAATTAAACGTATTCGAGCTGATGAAAGGTATGATTGAAGCAGGTGCATCAGGTGTGCACTTTGAAGATCAATTATCTTCAGAGAAAAAATGCGGTCATTTAGGCGGAAAAGTATTGTTGCCAACGCAAACAGCGGTACGTAATTTAATCTCGGCACGC includes these proteins:
- a CDS encoding M48 family metallopeptidase, with product MRKVIGWSLFLYVGFALLIYWYLFGWNHELIPDMYKGTSADPETFMNARELTLSQEYSRVKNLLYFLATPLEWIILLFVLVLGVSRKFEKWSKETTKISVLQVAIYFFYLSLLTTVLALPMQWISRKVSVDYGISTQSTQSWIKDHVIGFWESYATMLIVVTVLLWLIRKFPKRWWLAGWALSVPFTIFLTFIQPVVIDPLYNDFSTLKNKELETKILAIADKAEIPAKHVYEVNMSEKTNALNAYVTGIGPNARIVMWDTTLKQLKDKEILFIMAHEMGHYVMKHIYWGVASYVLLSFIGMYLISRIINMCIRKWGDTLQISKAACFSILPLFFLISSLLSFASQPATNYVSRIEERAADQYALDMTKDGKSGVKTFQYLSKTSLSQVNPPALVKFFLYTHPPIFERIHTFEQYEKQSKKK
- a CDS encoding methyl-accepting chemotaxis protein, translated to MQAMEQTAGAMEELTQGMQSIVNTSSSVNELSAQSALDAESGNKLMKQMIQQMDTIQNSVHNGVKQVETMKEQSEEIVKIIDVMQGITSQINLLALNAAIEAARAGESGRGFAIVADEVRKLAEQSSDSAKQIEKLITQVMGTTNHTVHMMGKVDNEVQAGTQVVMHTEKVFGKITEKVQQVSEQIQTVSMSTDEIAASSEEISASTEDMAQISQRSSDRTDRVKESIQQQEKSVQEISVSIEHMHNAAGELKQIVAQFTLQK
- a CDS encoding DMT family transporter, producing the protein MFNKKSMPAIKMILSMSIFGSIGFFSVQTGLPSFELVFVRCICATIFLALCWLVTGQYKSEKWNKKEVMQILACGVFLVFNWVFLFKAFEVMSITIAISVYHLAPIIVLMIGSIVFKERLTVFAVMSIVICFIGTVLVAGVDGSLSLEKLMSSGMVWALLAAVFYAFTTLLGKGIQHTSAYAMTFLQTFLGIFLLLPFIDFGKFQGLTEMNWMMITATGLIHTGFVYYLFFDSLRGLSTRLISVLVFLDPAVAILLDTVFTGFRPTSMQVVGIVLIFVGMAFTFRKTKDEEIAVKEKLYS
- a CDS encoding S-layer homology domain-containing protein; protein product: MREMKKLVKIATTLTLMGGIFVNANGVSANTAVIQKSGPMIEFDDVTTDHWACDDIKYVVYHRIMFGYGNGKFGVEDHITREQAAAVLYRALHVKGTVINENPYRDISVKSTMFPYEILRLTQLGIFKGDENGNFRPKATLTRAELSQILTKAYELKTKRSHTFTDIPENYWARDAISALQSNNVVVGTGDGKFEPEMLVTRGQFAKFLKRSIDNSPGKME
- a CDS encoding S-layer homology domain-containing protein — encoded protein: MKKNMLRIMATVTIMGGLFVSTNVPNIKAEEYPEMIVFDDVPVNYWAYDDIMDVVYNKVMLGYGNGKFGVGDNVTREQVAAVLYRTLNLKKEGPLKNPYKDISERATMFLDEILVLTEHGIFKGDEKGNFRPAAPVTRAEMAQILTKAFTFEVKKNHTFKDVPNNHWAKNAISALQSNKVIVGTGNGKFEPNKVVTREQYATFLNKAVINFNLKDEDY
- a CDS encoding S-layer homology domain-containing protein, with protein sequence MKKKFLKVATALTIMGGVAFSAEGTTAKAELAAKSQQASPAIFKDVPAGHWSYEAIQTLAEHEIMLGYGNGVFGFGHNVTREQVAALIYRTIDFSEVFEEGDILENPYKDINEKSTMFLEEILVLTEVGIFNGDGTGNFRPKDTLTRAEMAQVLTEAYELEVKGTQGFKDVPKGHWAYNAVNAVASNGISVGDGKGNFAPNMKVTREQYAQFLFKSIFE
- the aceB gene encoding malate synthase A, with protein sequence MSTQTSRVTLVGEMLPAYNEILTPEALSFLKELHENFNERRIELLQKRAEKQKRIDAGEFPKFLEETKRIREADWTIAKLPKDLEDRRVEITGPVDRKMVINALNSGAHLFMADFEDSNSPTWENAIEGQINLRDAVQGTISHKNENGKEYHLNSKTAVLIVRPRGWHLEEKHMQVEGKNMSGSLVDFGLYFFHNAKALLAKGSGPYFYLPKMESHLEARLWNDIFEFAQKYIGIPNGTIKATVLLETIHASFEMDEILYELKDHSAGLNCGRWDYIFSFLKSFRNHNKFLLPDRAQVTMTAPFMRAYSLKVIQTCHRRNAPAIGGMAAQIPIKNNPEANEAAFEKVRADKEREALDGHDGTWVAHPGLVPVAMEVFNHIMKTPNQIFRKREEIHVTEKDLLEVPVGTITEEGLRLNISVGIQYIASWLSGRGAAPIYNLMEDAATAEISRAQVWQWIRHEGGKLNDGRNITLELMEELKEEELAKIEREIGKEAFKKGRFQEATTLFTNLVRNDEFVPFLTLPGYEIL